From a region of the Panicum virgatum strain AP13 chromosome 2K, P.virgatum_v5, whole genome shotgun sequence genome:
- the LOC120695242 gene encoding acyl transferase 15-like: protein MSLVVRKSSPVVVRPSPETGTTRGTIKLSSFDKGLYNMPSTTLLVFEHPLHNAAETIRGALSRALAHYYPIASRIVVAGGGGGGSSGGGDVYIECNDEGVAFVAAHTDHALKEVICFDRSPAARKLLDQLAVYYPGMSCGPGDPLLLMQVTEFSCGGFVLGVTWNHGGADGAGMGQFLRAVGELSGGSPSPSVAPVSSFGQRCTTFEAALAVLWRCRTRAIRPDPEAPTLLVFLADMRKHAGAKEGGAVAAGDVRDAVMAIRRAKDQLPDRLKEDEEGVVGRHELREIRAYDTLTVTSWRNLGFDRVDFGSGRPARVTASGKDLPPSPGAVGFLSDGRGGGVSVLSDLVRQEHADAFLAELAKFI, encoded by the exons ATGAGCCTAGTGGTGAGGAAGTCCTCACCGGTGGTGGTCCGGCCATCGCCGGAGACGGGGACGACGAGGGGCACCATAAAACTCTCGTCTTTCGACAAGGGTCTGTACAATATGCCATCCACAACGTTGCTCGTGTTCGAGCATCCCCTCCACAACGCTGCCGAGACCATACGGGGTGCACTTTCCCGAGCACTGGCCCACTACTACCCTATTGCCAGTCGCATCGTTgttgccggaggaggcggcggcggcagtagcggcggcggcgatgtctaCATCGAGTGCAACGACGAGGGCGTGGCATTCGTAGCTGCGCACACCGATCACGCCCTGAAGGAAGTCATCTGCTTCGACCGGTCGCCGGCCGCGAGGAAGCTGCTCGACCAGCTCGCCGTCTACTACCCAGGCATGTCCTGTGGCCCCGGTGACCCTCTGCTGCTGATGCAGGTGACCGAGTTCTCATGCGGCGGCTTCGTCCTCGGGGTGACCTGGAACCACGGGGGCGCCGACGGCGCCGGGATGGGCCAGTTCTTGCGGGCCGTCGGCGAGCTCTCCGgcgggtcgccgtcgccgtccgtcGCTCCGGTCAG CAGCTTCGGCCAGCGGTGCACCACGTTCGAGGCGGCCCTCGCCGTCCTGTGGCGGTGCCGGACGCGCGCGATCAGGCCGGACCCGGAGGCCCCGACCCTGCTCGTGTTCCTCGCCGACATGCGAAAGCACGCCGGCGCGAAGGAAGG cggcgcggtggcggccggggacGTCAGGGACGCGGTCATGGCGATCAGGCGTGCCAAGGACCAGCTGCCGGACCGGCTGAAGGAGGACGAAGAAGGCGTGGTGGGCCGGCACGAGCTGCGCGAGATTCGCGCGTACGATACCTTGACCGTGACGTCGTGGCGGAACCTTGGCTTCGACCGCGTGGACTTCGGGAGCGGGAGGCCAGCGAGGGTGACGGCCTCCGGGAAGGATCTGCCGCCGTCGCCAGGCGCGGTGGGATTCCTGAGCGATGGGAGGGGTGGTGGGGTCAGTGTGCTATCTGATTTGGTGAGGCAGGAGCACGCTGACGCGTTCCTGGCAGAATTAGCCAAGTTTATTTGA
- the LOC120695246 gene encoding acyl transferase 15-like, with product MSLVVRKSSPVVVRPSPEQVTMRGTIKLSSFDKSLNNVPETSLLMFEHPIHNAAGTIQAALSRALAHYYPIAGRIIAGGGSGGGGGDDDVYIECNNEGVTFVAASTCQALKEVICFDRSPDARKLLDELVVHYPATACGPRDPLLMMQVTEFSCGGLVLGVTWNHGIADGVGMAQLLQAVGELAGGLPSPSVAPVRWDGSLPTLPPSVLDAEHLILDPMNGDLATLDITIPLKSIDQIRTDFSGRFHGQPCTTFEAVLAVLWRCRTRAIRLDPETPILLMFVADVRKHVGAKEGYYGNCIIDQLVVATSSAVPDGDVKDVIMAIKHAKEQIPGGLRMTTGQHELCKVPAYHAMMVSSWRNLGFDRVDLGSGRPARVTTSGKHMPPAPSAQGFLSSGRDGVSVLSALVTEEHTDAFLAELAKFM from the coding sequence ATGAGCCTAGTGGTGAGGAAGTCCTCACCCGTGGTGGTCAGGCCATCGCCGGAGCAGGTGACGATGAGGGGCACCATAAAACTCTCGTCTTTCGACAAGAGTCTGAACAATGTGCCGGAAACATCGTTGCTCATGTTCGAGCATCCAATCCACAACGCTGCCGGGACCATACAGGCTGCCCTGTCCCGAGCACTGGCCCATTACTACCCTATTGCTGGTCGGATCATtgcaggaggaggaagcggaggcggcggcggcgacgacgacgtctACATCGAGTGCAACAACGAGGGCGTGACATTTGTAGCTGCATCCACCTGTCAAGCCCTGAAGGAAGTTATCTGCTTCGACCGATCGCCGGACGCGAGGAAGCTGCTCGATGAGCTTGTCGTCCACTACCCAGCCACGGCTTGTGGCCCCCGTGACCCTTTGCTGATGATGCAGGTGACCGAATTCTCGTGCGGCGGTCTCGTCCTCGGGGTGACCTGGAACCACGGCATCGCCGACGGCGTCGGGATGGCCCAGTTGTTGCAGGCCGTCGGCGAGCTCGCTGGCGGGTTGCCATCGCCGTCGGTCGCTCCGGTCAGGTGGGACGGTTCGCTCCCGACCCTCCCTCCCTCGGTCCTGGAtgcggagcacctgatcctcgATCCAATGAACGGCGATCTCGCCACTCTGGACATCACCATCCCCCTGAAATCGATTGACCAGATCAGAACTGACTTCAGCGGCAGATTCCATGGCCAGCCGTGCACCACGTTCGAGGCGGTCCTCGCTGTCCTGTGGCGGTGCCGGACGCGAGCAATCAGGCTCGATCCGGAGACCCCAATCCTGCTCATGTTCGTCGCCGATGTGCGCAAGCACGTCGGTGCCAAGGAAGGCTACTACGGCAACTGCATCATCGATCAGCTCGTCGTGGCTACTAGCAGCGCGGTGCCGGACGGGGACGTCAAGGATGTAATCATGGCGATCAAGCACGCCAAGGAGCAGATACCTGGCGGGCTGAGGATGACCACGGGTCAGCACGAGCTGTGCAAGGTGCCTGCGTACCATGCCATGATGGTGTCATCGTGGCGGAATCTTGGCTTCGACCGGGTCGATTTGGGGAGCGGGAGGCCGGCGCGGGTGACGACCTCCGGGAAACATATGCCACCAGCGCCGTCCGCGCAGGGCTTTCTGTCCAGTGGGAGGGATGGGGTCAGTGTGCTGTCGGCCTTAGTCACGGAGGAGCACACGGACGCTTTCCTTGCAGAATTAGCCAAGTTTATGTGA
- the LOC120695245 gene encoding uncharacterized protein LOC120695245, whose product MRIGMLLCIGKLNTLMADHLLHIPPSNDLKLRAQRQPPTKALLKILRIRRLVRAFVSKHVVGRVAAAMDGARAVLLDLLSKKAGAVELSRKIVKRKRRGRDKDPPCICGGCVEVHLNLLPPSWSSSSSSWPETTAVPEPHEAVLHYYSYYDPTWNTVIPAELQLQPIARYLEWHDEERQMEDDDDDKEDGDSCHEIDNLAERFIARCHERFMLEKQESYRRYQEMLARSL is encoded by the coding sequence ATGAGAATTGGGATGCTGCTTTGCATTGGCAAGCTCAACACTCTCATGGCGGACCACCTACTCCACATCCCTCCCTCCAACGATCTCAAGCTCAGAGCTCAGCGCCAGCCACCAACCAAGGCCCTCCTCAAGATCCTCAGGATCAGGCGCCTCGTCCGTGCCTTCGTCTCCAAGCACGTCGTCGGCCGTGTCGCCGCGGCGATGGATGGCGCGAGGGCGGTGCTCCTCGACCTTCTAAGCAAGAAGGCCGGCGCCGTCGAGCTGTCGAGGAAGATCGTCAAGCGGAAGCGGAGGGGCAGGGACAAGGATCCGCCCTGCATTTGCGGTGGCTGTGTCGAAGTGCACCTCAACCTGCTCCCACCATCatggtcgtcgtcgtcctcgtcgtgGCCGGAGACGACGGCCGTACCGGAGCCGCATGAGGCTGTGCTACACTACTATTCCTACTACGACCCGACCTGGAACACGGTGATccctgccgagctgcagctgcAACCGATTGCCAGGTATCTTGAGTGGCATGACGAAGAGCGTCAAATGGAagacgacgatgatgacaagGAGGACGGTGATAGTTGCCACGAGATCGACAACCTAGCGGAGAGGTTCATCGCGAGGTGTCATGAGAGGTTCATGCTGGAGAAGCAGGAGTCATACCGGAGGTACCAGGAGATGCTGGCCAGAAGCTTGTAG
- the LOC120674289 gene encoding uncharacterized protein LOC120674289 — translation MKSMDLNRCADSGQSMRNSDMGSACLADGSLSISSRACFDQCLLRWHVGCSHISMSRPIKFNGFGCCVDDGSLLDDNSLVRGLLDGDAVSVSWNSSNNANQNMNDDIAESRLYEVRDQGGNNVNPGAIQRLNCKENIVIDLNIVPTQSSEVFEPEYQTNEDLSIVGESIVQVPEPSRTAVG, via the exons ATGAAATCAATGGACCTCAATCGTTGCGCAGATAGTGGGCAAAGCATGAG GAACAGTGACATGGGGAGTGCATGCCTAGCTGATGGGAGTTTGAGCATTTCGTCAAG AGCTTGCTTTGATCAATGTTTGTTACGTTGGCATGTGGGTTGTTCGCATATTAGTATGAGCCGTCCAATAAAATTCAATGGGTTTGGCTGCTGTGTGGATGATGGTAGCCTGCTTGATGATAATAGCTTGGTCAG GGGTCTTTTGGATGGAGATGCGGTGTCTGTAAGCTGGAACAG TTCCAATAATGCAAATCAAAATATGAATGATGACATTGCTGAATCAAGACTGTATGAGGTGAGGGATCAAGGTGGAAACAATGTCAATCCTGGGGCCATTCAAAG ATTAAACTGTAAAGAAAATATTGTGATTGATCTGAACATTGTGCCTACTCAAAGCTCGGAGGTTTTCGAACCAGAATATCAGACCAATGAAGATCTAAGTATTGTTGGTGAATCAATTGTACAAGTGCCTGAACCATCTCGTACTGCTGTTGGCTGA
- the LOC120674281 gene encoding uncharacterized protein LOC120674281: MPLRRPARDLSAVLPSPILGLAPPASLCVPPQSIQRPPVPDAAHSSRRRVSRSRSAAQLAIRPPFLPSPIRGLAPPASSCMCPQSRRRPLVPDAAHSSHRRSGRPICRRSSSGLPSDQEVLRHHLPVLENCRRREGKARQGSLYLAQRKSSRGLKMHAGIRFVAGQRKSSRGLKMHVGRRFVAGQSRPAPSLQDRIRADWSEPKSLTFFLHYG, translated from the exons ATGCCGCTCCGCCGCCCAGCTCGCGATTTGTCGGCCGTTCTTCCGTCGCCGATACTGGgcctggcgccgccggcgagcctctgcGTGCCCCCGCAGTCAATCCAACGCCCTCCCGTTCCTGACGCCGCTCACTCCTCCCGTCGCCGGGTTTCCCGAAGCCGCTCCGCTGCCCAGCTCGCGATCCGTCCGCCGTTCCTCCCCTCGCCGATCCGGGGACTAGCACCGCCGGCCAGCTCCTGCATGTGCCCGCAGTCAAGGCGACGACCTCTCGTTCCCGACGCCGCTCACTCCTCCCATCGCCGTTCTGGGAGACCGATCTGCCGTCGATCCTCCTCCGGCCTACCTTCTGATCAG GAGGTGCTGCGTCACCATCTACCCGTGCTAGAGAACTGCCGAAGGAGAGAAGGGAAGGCAAGGCAAGGCAGCCTCTATCTGGCTCAGAGGAAGAGCTCCCGAGGCCTCAAGATGCACGCAGGGATAAGGTTCGTGGCGGGGCAGAGGAAGAGCTCCCGAGGCCTCAAGATGCACGTAGGGAGAAGGTTCGTGGCGGGGCAGAGCAGGCCAG CTCCAAGCCTCCAAGATCGCATTAGAGCAGATTGGTCAGAACCAAAAAGcttgactttttttttgcattatgGATGA
- the LOC120695244 gene encoding basic proline-rich protein-like, translating to MPAASSTLPTPAAARAASPPPPPEPGSGVPGARGARTHGRPRPRLPTRGVARAASPPAPPEPGSGVPGAANGGRARPRRPRPPPMPPPRPRPEACACVSRTCHRSSAVSSPGSSRRPRPPPELAPVPVSEPGAASAPDPACDARPCPGAYARGPALGSRRPTPKPRPRPPARLPECVPAGGGQPCLGARLLLTAAAAVPAPMRPCRPLASACDVLGEKLEPRVHAKPATPTPPTLCKHHHHPHAC from the coding sequence ATGCCCGCTGCCTCCTCGACGCtgcccacccccgccgccgcccgcgctgcctccccgcccccgccaccgGAGCCCGGCAGCGGCGTCCCCGGGGCCCGTGGAGCCCGCACCCACGGCCGACCCCGACCCCGCCTCCCCACCCGCGGTGTCGCCCGCGCCGCATCCCCACCCGCGCCACCGGAGCCCGGCAGCGGCGTCCCCGGGGCGGCTAACGGCGGCCGTGCCCGCCCCCGGAGGCCGCGCCCGCCCCCGATGCCGCCTCCCCGCCCTCGCCCCGAAGCCTGCGCCTGCGTGAGCCGCACCTGCCACCGGAGCTCGGCAGTGTCGTCCCCGGGAAGCTCACGGCGGCCGCGTCCTCCCCCGGAGCTCGCTCCCGTGCCCGTGTCCGAGCCCGGCGCCGCCAGTGCCCCCGACCCTGCCTGCGATGCCCGCCCCTGCCCCGGAGCCTACGCCCGCGGCCCTGCTCTTGGCTCCCGGCGCCCGACCCCGAAGCCCCGGCCCCGACCCCCGGCGCGGCTCCCGGAGTGcgtcccggccggcggcggacagCCATGCCTCGGTGCTCGGCTGCTGTTGACGGCCGCCGCGGCTGTCCCCGCCCCAATGCGCCCGTGCCGGCCCTTGGCGTCCGCCTGCGACGTGCTCGGCGAAAAGCTTGAACCGCGAGTCCACGCCAAGCCGGCCACGCCTACACCGCCGACCCTCTGTAAGCACCACCACCATCCTCATGCATGTTAA